From Methanofastidiosum sp.:
AAACTTGAAAAAGCAAACGCTGATGTGAAAATAACAATATATGAAAATGGTGAACACTACATAAACAATATCGTTTTTAATGAAGGAGCATTGTTTGATTGGTTTTTACAAAAAAGAAAATAGTCAATCGCACAACAAGCAATGAAGAAAAACTCAGAAATGAATGATTTTTTTGTTGCATTTGATAAATTTCAAAAGATTATTTGGCTGATTAACTTATTTAAAACTCACTTTTTTAATTGTAAATTAGCGACTTAAAAATAATTGATTAGTCGTTAAAACTATATGAATAACTCTGAGATAATACTTTACACAACCCAAAACGGTGATGTAAAGGTTGAAGTAATTCTACAAGATGAATCAGTTTGGTTGACACAAAAGGCAATGGGAGAGCTTTTTGGTGTTGTGAAATCCACAATAAGTGAACATTTATCAAACATTTTCGAAAGTGGTGAATTAGAAAAAAGTGCAACTGTTCGGAAATTCCGAACAGTTCAAAATGAGTCAGGAAGAGACGTTCAAAGAAATATTGATTTTTATAACCTTGACGCAATAATATCAGTTGGTTACAGAGTAAATTCACAACAAGCCACACAATTTAGAATATGGGCAACGAAGACTTTAAAGGAATTTATAATCAAAGGGTTTGTATTAGACGATGAGCGATTAAAACAGGGAGGAAAGCTTTTTGGAAAGGATTATTTTTATGAATTACTGGAACGAATTAGAGAAATTCGTGCGAGTGAAAGAAGATTCTACCAAAAGATTACTGACATTTATTGTGAATGTAGCATTGATTATGACCCACAAGCAGAAATTACACATGTTTTTTATAAAACTGTTCAGAATAAATTGCATTGGGCTATTACGGGACTGACAGCAGCAGAAATTATCTCAACAAGAGCAAATTCAGAGTTGCCCAATATGGGTTTAGCTACTTGGAAAAAATCACCAAAAGGGAAAATATTGAAATCAGATGTTACAATAGCGAAGAACTATCTTAACGAAAAAGAAGTACGAGAATTGAATCGTATTGTAACAATGTATCTTGATTATGCAGAGAATCAAGCTGAAAGGCAAATACCAATGAAAATGAAAGATTGGGTAGAAAAGCTTGATGCTTTCCTCCAATTCAACGACTACTCTGTTCTTAAAAATGCAGGTTCAATTTCATCTGAAATTGCAAAGAAGTTAGCAGTTGAACTGTATGAAAAATTCAGAGTATTTCAAGACCAAAATTATGAATCTGACTTTGACAAAGAAATAAAAAGGTTAAAAGGCTAATAGTGGAAAAAATAAATCAGATTGCAGCAAAACACATTACGAAAAGGTTAACTACCAGTTGCCAACAAGCGATGCACAATGAAATAGAAAATTGAACTAAAACATAAAAATAAAAGAATAAAATCCCATGCAGAAAAAGTCTTTAGTGGTAATTGACATTCAAAATGACATTACCAAAAACTACAAAGAAATCATTGACAATGTTAATCGGGCAATAGATTGGGCAGTGGAAAATGAAATTCATGTCGTATACATTAGGCATTATAACTTATCTGACGGCACAAGGACTTTCAAACCCAATACTCGTGGGTCTGAATTAGTTTCGGACATGAAATTGGTTTCCACAAACATTTTTGAAAAATCCAAAGGCAACGCATTAACCAGCGAAGATTTTGCTGACTTTATCAAGAAAAATGAAATAAGCGAATTTTACATTACAGGAGCAGACGCCATTGCCTGCGTGAAATCAACCGTATTTAATATGTGTAAGGAAAACTACAAAGTTACAGTCTTATCAGATTGTATTACGAGTTATGATAAAAGGAAAATTGACGAAATGCTGAATTATTACGAAAAAAAAGGCAGTAAAATAATTAATTTGAATGACTTGTTAGACTCTAAATAAAAATGTCAGCGGCTAACAAGAGTTTGGTTCAATGCAGGTTATGTGGGGATTAGGCAACTTTATCGTTTCACTC
This genomic window contains:
- a CDS encoding cysteine hydrolase gives rise to the protein MQKKSLVVIDIQNDITKNYKEIIDNVNRAIDWAVENEIHVVYIRHYNLSDGTRTFKPNTRGSELVSDMKLVSTNIFEKSKGNALTSEDFADFIKKNEISEFYITGADAIACVKSTVFNMCKENYKVTVLSDCITSYDKRKIDEMLNYYEKKGSKIINLNDLLDSK
- a CDS encoding virulence RhuM family protein, coding for MNNSEIILYTTQNGDVKVEVILQDESVWLTQKAMGELFGVVKSTISEHLSNIFESGELEKSATVRKFRTVQNESGRDVQRNIDFYNLDAIISVGYRVNSQQATQFRIWATKTLKEFIIKGFVLDDERLKQGGKLFGKDYFYELLERIREIRASERRFYQKITDIYCECSIDYDPQAEITHVFYKTVQNKLHWAITGLTAAEIISTRANSELPNMGLATWKKSPKGKILKSDVTIAKNYLNEKEVRELNRIVTMYLDYAENQAERQIPMKMKDWVEKLDAFLQFNDYSVLKNAGSISSEIAKKLAVELYEKFRVFQDQNYESDFDKEIKRLKG